Proteins from a genomic interval of Oreochromis aureus strain Israel breed Guangdong linkage group 6, ZZ_aureus, whole genome shotgun sequence:
- the pik3r5 gene encoding phosphoinositide 3-kinase regulatory subunit 5 isoform X1, giving the protein MQHTSCTEDRIQHALDRCLDGLRQSPTAAHHWNVLMCSVGQSMNRWSLEELVKRDPDNFIILLQQIIRKTREVQEQCQYELVAPLAIMFSSTLLQTPYCTDNTDLLEEAMDVFCHFLTWPEPYCSVCKRLLTTIQLEMKAPGISFQRLVRDEQGLNTSIQCSKTMTVLLMNPSEVPADFVSVAEQLSCVQHSQRETYITLIKHAFQSTLGTKYPLHSIHRALQAKPVNELEEIYSLVSDALEAAATMSEPLKGRSHVIQGLEKLRERMEIPASNGRKSDGMLQTLPLPTAKCYMFNWEKDNFDVLNTLLEHETGYLSTNEQEEEGDIDDERYVTEIDVEEDKDEEEHGVEPSAISIIPSDYRNSHRASTFSTISSTSKDSMFSTLSVASESYAPSLLSITSGADSDYFEDSDDYICSSPVTEKSSPKSTKSPARLSQHFYRLFIKPKSPLSRAKSLGNTESKDLFVVREKRSNSLPQQVRLRSPEPLLQPQSQTLKHVCFRRRPILSSDEDIKNITLRVVVFGADHVAGKVARAYNDLRRKETACPRLSRAFNLQFYFVPVKKDSAVIGARRGSSPLPQPGASKGTALCNDHMGIGDSTNDIAHLLGMLDPWYERNTLSLLNLPANIVCQQTSKTESESYDSSYEQRLPILADLVLYYCRYAARPTLIQLYQAELTLACGERRTEVFVHSLELGHAAGTRAIKAMGAASKRFGIDGDREAVPLTLEVVYNKVVISGRSQWKRETKVCTSVNLIKACKNPEELDSKMECLQLTMTEVLKRQNGKCKKGYNQQLTVTEVKVDKVQVSGVENTTFAVCLDQDEKKILQSVTRCEISVCYKPDSSTDWRLRKFQASAQIQPLHPTFCSLLCLPIVTFSGALP; this is encoded by the exons ATGCAGCACACCTCTTGTACAGAGGACCGGATCCAGCATGCTCTGGATCGGTGTCTGGATGGACTGCGGCAAAGTCCCACAGCAGCACATCACTGGAACG TGCTGATGTGCTCAGTGGGACAGTCAATGAACCGATGGAGTCTGGAGGAGCTGGTGAAGAGAGATCCGGACAACTTCATCATCCTTTTACAGCAGATCATCAGGAAGACCCGAGAG GTTCAGGAGCAGTGTCAGTATGAGCTGGTGGCTCCTCTCGCTATCATGTTCTCCTCCACGCTGTTGCAG ACACCGTACTGCACTGATAACACAGACCTGCTGGAGGAAGCTATGGACGTGTTTTGCCATTTCCTCACATGGCCTGAACCTTACTGCAGTGTGTGTAAAAGGCTTCTCACCACAATACAGCTAGAAATGAAGGCCCCAG GAATTTCCTTTCAGAGACTGGTGAGGGACGAGCAGGGCTTGAACACATCCATCCAGTGCTCAAAAACCAT GACTGTGTTGCTGATGAACCCCAGTGAAGTTCCTGCTGACTTTGTTTCAGTGGCTGAGCAGCTCAGCTGCGTTCAGCACTCACAGAGAGAAACCTACATCACTTTGATTAAACACGCCTTCCAGTCCACACTAGGCACCAAGTACCCTCTGCACAGCATTCACAGAGCTCTGCAG GCAAAACCTGTGAATGAGCTGGAGGAGATCTACTCCTTGGTAAGCGATGCCTTAGAGGCAGCTGCTACCATGAGTGAACCACTGAAGGGGCGGAGTCATGTCATCCAGGGACTGGAGAAACTCAGGGAGAGGATGGAGATCCCTGCTTCCAATGGAAGGAAGTCTGATG GAATGTTGCAGACGCTACCACTGCCCACAGCCAAATGTTACATGTTTAACTGGGAAAAAGATAACTTTG atgttcTGAACACCCTTTTGGAGCATGAAACTGGCTACCTGTCCACTAatgagcaggaagaagaaggtGATATTGATGACGAGAGGTATGTGACAGAAATTGATGTGGAAGAAGACAAAGACGAGGAGGAGCATGGTGTTGAACCTTCTGCAATATCTATCATCCCTAGTGACTACCGCAACAGCCATCGTGCCTCTACCTTCTCCACGATCTCCTCCACATCCAAAGACTCCATGTTCTCCACCTTGTCTGTAGCCTCAGAATCCTATGCTCCCTCCCTTCTTTCTATCACCTCTGGAGCTGATAGTGACTACTTTGAAGATTCTGATGACTACATTTGCTCCTCTCCTGTCACTGAAAAATCTTCGCCAAAGTCAACGAAAAGTCCAGCTCGACTAAGCCAACACTTCTACCGGCTTTTCATCAAACCCAAGAGCCCCCTTTCCCGGGCCAAAAGTTTAGGAAACactgaatctaaagacctttttGTGGTGCGAGAGAAGCGTTCCAACTCCCTGCCCCAGCAGGTCAGATTACGTAGTCCTGAACCCTTACTCCAGCCACAAAGTCAAACCCTTAAACATGTGTGCTTCCGAAGGAGGCCCATTCTTAGCAGTGATGAAGACATTAAGAATATTACGCTGAGGGTGGTGGTATTTGGTGCTGATCATGTAGCGGGTAAGGTGGCCCGAGCATACAATGACCTCAGGAGAAAGGAGACTGCATGTCCGCGTCTCAGCAGGGCTTTCAACCTTCAGTTCTACTTTGTGCCAGTGAAGAAAGACTCTGCAGTAATAGGAGCTCGGAGAGGTTCTAGTCCTTTGCCTCAACCTGGAGCTTCAAAGGGAACAGCCCTGTGTAAC GACCACATGGGCATAGGGGACAGTACTAATGACATTGCCCATCTCCTTGGTATGCTGGATCCTTGGTACGAAAGAAACACCCTCAGCCTGCTTAACTTGCCAGCCAACATCGTCTGCCAG CAAACCTCAAAAACAGAGTCCGAGTCCTACGATAGCTCATATGAGCAGCGTCTACCCATCCTGGCCGACTTGGTCCTGTACTACTGCCGCTATGCTGCCCGGCCAACTCTAATCCAGCTCTATCAGGCTGAG CTGACGTTAGCTTGTGGAGAGCGGAGGACTGAGGTGTTCGTCCACTCCCTGGAGTTGGGTCACGCCGCAGGAACGCGAGCCATCAAGGCCATGG GTGCTGCCAGTAAACGTTTTGGCATTGATGGTGACCGAGAAGCAGTCCCTCTAACTTTGGAAGTTGTGTACAACAAG GTTGTTATTAGTGGCAGAAGTCAGTGGAAACGAGAAACCAAAGTTTGTACTTCAGTAAACTTAATCAAAGCATGCAAGAATCCTGAGGAGCTAG ACTCAAAGATGGAGTGCCTGCAGCTGACGATGACTGAAGTCCTGAAGAGACAGAATGGGAAATGCAAAAAGGGCTACAACCAG CAGCTGACTGTGACTGAGGTGAAGGTGGACAAGGTGCAGGTCAGCGGtgttgaaaacacaacttttgcTGTGTGCCTGGACCAGGATGAGAAGAAGATACTACAGAGTGTCACCAG GTGTGAAATATCAGTGTGCTACAAACCTGACAGCTCCACTGACTGGAGGCTACGAAAATTCCAGGCCTCTGCTCAAATCCAGCCACTCCACCCGACCTTCTGCTCCCTCCTCTGCCTGCCCATAGTCACTTTTAGTGGGGCTCTTCCCTGA
- the pik3r5 gene encoding phosphoinositide 3-kinase regulatory subunit 5 isoform X2, translating into MQHTSCTEDRIQHALDRCLDGLRQSPTAAHHWNVLMCSVGQSMNRWSLEELVKRDPDNFIILLQQIIRKTREVQEQCQYELVAPLAIMFSSTLLQTPYCTDNTDLLEEAMDVFCHFLTWPEPYCSVCKRLLTTIQLEMKAPGISFQRLVRDEQGLNTSIQCSKTMTVLLMNPSEVPADFVSVAEQLSCVQHSQRETYITLIKHAFQSTLGTKYPLHSIHRALQAKPVNELEEIYSLVSDALEAAATMSEPLKGRSHVIQGLEKLRERMEIPASNGRKSDGMLQTLPLPTAKCYMFNWEKDNFDVLNTLLEHETGYLSTNEQEEEGDIDDESDYRNSHRASTFSTISSTSKDSMFSTLSVASESYAPSLLSITSGADSDYFEDSDDYICSSPVTEKSSPKSTKSPARLSQHFYRLFIKPKSPLSRAKSLGNTESKDLFVVREKRSNSLPQQVRLRSPEPLLQPQSQTLKHVCFRRRPILSSDEDIKNITLRVVVFGADHVAGKVARAYNDLRRKETACPRLSRAFNLQFYFVPVKKDSAVIGARRGSSPLPQPGASKGTALCNDHMGIGDSTNDIAHLLGMLDPWYERNTLSLLNLPANIVCQQTSKTESESYDSSYEQRLPILADLVLYYCRYAARPTLIQLYQAELTLACGERRTEVFVHSLELGHAAGTRAIKAMGAASKRFGIDGDREAVPLTLEVVYNKVVISGRSQWKRETKVCTSVNLIKACKNPEELDSKMECLQLTMTEVLKRQNGKCKKGYNQQLTVTEVKVDKVQVSGVENTTFAVCLDQDEKKILQSVTRCEISVCYKPDSSTDWRLRKFQASAQIQPLHPTFCSLLCLPIVTFSGALP; encoded by the exons ATGCAGCACACCTCTTGTACAGAGGACCGGATCCAGCATGCTCTGGATCGGTGTCTGGATGGACTGCGGCAAAGTCCCACAGCAGCACATCACTGGAACG TGCTGATGTGCTCAGTGGGACAGTCAATGAACCGATGGAGTCTGGAGGAGCTGGTGAAGAGAGATCCGGACAACTTCATCATCCTTTTACAGCAGATCATCAGGAAGACCCGAGAG GTTCAGGAGCAGTGTCAGTATGAGCTGGTGGCTCCTCTCGCTATCATGTTCTCCTCCACGCTGTTGCAG ACACCGTACTGCACTGATAACACAGACCTGCTGGAGGAAGCTATGGACGTGTTTTGCCATTTCCTCACATGGCCTGAACCTTACTGCAGTGTGTGTAAAAGGCTTCTCACCACAATACAGCTAGAAATGAAGGCCCCAG GAATTTCCTTTCAGAGACTGGTGAGGGACGAGCAGGGCTTGAACACATCCATCCAGTGCTCAAAAACCAT GACTGTGTTGCTGATGAACCCCAGTGAAGTTCCTGCTGACTTTGTTTCAGTGGCTGAGCAGCTCAGCTGCGTTCAGCACTCACAGAGAGAAACCTACATCACTTTGATTAAACACGCCTTCCAGTCCACACTAGGCACCAAGTACCCTCTGCACAGCATTCACAGAGCTCTGCAG GCAAAACCTGTGAATGAGCTGGAGGAGATCTACTCCTTGGTAAGCGATGCCTTAGAGGCAGCTGCTACCATGAGTGAACCACTGAAGGGGCGGAGTCATGTCATCCAGGGACTGGAGAAACTCAGGGAGAGGATGGAGATCCCTGCTTCCAATGGAAGGAAGTCTGATG GAATGTTGCAGACGCTACCACTGCCCACAGCCAAATGTTACATGTTTAACTGGGAAAAAGATAACTTTG atgttcTGAACACCCTTTTGGAGCATGAAACTGGCTACCTGTCCACTAatgagcaggaagaagaaggtGATATTGATGACGAGAG TGACTACCGCAACAGCCATCGTGCCTCTACCTTCTCCACGATCTCCTCCACATCCAAAGACTCCATGTTCTCCACCTTGTCTGTAGCCTCAGAATCCTATGCTCCCTCCCTTCTTTCTATCACCTCTGGAGCTGATAGTGACTACTTTGAAGATTCTGATGACTACATTTGCTCCTCTCCTGTCACTGAAAAATCTTCGCCAAAGTCAACGAAAAGTCCAGCTCGACTAAGCCAACACTTCTACCGGCTTTTCATCAAACCCAAGAGCCCCCTTTCCCGGGCCAAAAGTTTAGGAAACactgaatctaaagacctttttGTGGTGCGAGAGAAGCGTTCCAACTCCCTGCCCCAGCAGGTCAGATTACGTAGTCCTGAACCCTTACTCCAGCCACAAAGTCAAACCCTTAAACATGTGTGCTTCCGAAGGAGGCCCATTCTTAGCAGTGATGAAGACATTAAGAATATTACGCTGAGGGTGGTGGTATTTGGTGCTGATCATGTAGCGGGTAAGGTGGCCCGAGCATACAATGACCTCAGGAGAAAGGAGACTGCATGTCCGCGTCTCAGCAGGGCTTTCAACCTTCAGTTCTACTTTGTGCCAGTGAAGAAAGACTCTGCAGTAATAGGAGCTCGGAGAGGTTCTAGTCCTTTGCCTCAACCTGGAGCTTCAAAGGGAACAGCCCTGTGTAAC GACCACATGGGCATAGGGGACAGTACTAATGACATTGCCCATCTCCTTGGTATGCTGGATCCTTGGTACGAAAGAAACACCCTCAGCCTGCTTAACTTGCCAGCCAACATCGTCTGCCAG CAAACCTCAAAAACAGAGTCCGAGTCCTACGATAGCTCATATGAGCAGCGTCTACCCATCCTGGCCGACTTGGTCCTGTACTACTGCCGCTATGCTGCCCGGCCAACTCTAATCCAGCTCTATCAGGCTGAG CTGACGTTAGCTTGTGGAGAGCGGAGGACTGAGGTGTTCGTCCACTCCCTGGAGTTGGGTCACGCCGCAGGAACGCGAGCCATCAAGGCCATGG GTGCTGCCAGTAAACGTTTTGGCATTGATGGTGACCGAGAAGCAGTCCCTCTAACTTTGGAAGTTGTGTACAACAAG GTTGTTATTAGTGGCAGAAGTCAGTGGAAACGAGAAACCAAAGTTTGTACTTCAGTAAACTTAATCAAAGCATGCAAGAATCCTGAGGAGCTAG ACTCAAAGATGGAGTGCCTGCAGCTGACGATGACTGAAGTCCTGAAGAGACAGAATGGGAAATGCAAAAAGGGCTACAACCAG CAGCTGACTGTGACTGAGGTGAAGGTGGACAAGGTGCAGGTCAGCGGtgttgaaaacacaacttttgcTGTGTGCCTGGACCAGGATGAGAAGAAGATACTACAGAGTGTCACCAG GTGTGAAATATCAGTGTGCTACAAACCTGACAGCTCCACTGACTGGAGGCTACGAAAATTCCAGGCCTCTGCTCAAATCCAGCCACTCCACCCGACCTTCTGCTCCCTCCTCTGCCTGCCCATAGTCACTTTTAGTGGGGCTCTTCCCTGA